In the Actinomycetota bacterium genome, CCAACGTCCTGGCCGTGGGGAGCAGGGTCATCGGCCCCTCACTCGCAGACGAGATCGTGATGACATTCATCGATGCACGTTTCGATGGCGAGGAACGGCACGTCCGCCGGCTGAACAAAGTGATTGCGCTCGAAGCGCAAAGCCAGGTGGCCGGCGCCTGAAACCGCCGAGGTTCCACGCACCAGAGCTTGTTCCTCGAAAGTCGATAGGCTCTGCACGAGCACACGCGGGGACGGTGACGATGCAACTCGAGGTTTTCGCCGACGCCGCGACGCTTGCAGACGAGGCCTCCTCTCTGATCGCCGCTCAGATTCGGAGTGGCATGACCACCCTCGGGCTCGCGGGTGGCAACACGCCGAGGGCCACCTACGAGCGGCTCAGGAGCCAGGACGTGCCGTGGGACGGTGTCGTGGCGTGGCTCCCCGACGAGCGGTGGGTGCCACCGGGACATCCCGATCGCAACGCGACGATGGCCTCGACCACTCTCTTCGACCACGTGCCTGCAACGCTCCTCGAGGTCCCGTGGGTCGACGGGCCGGAACAAGCCGCCTTGCTCTACGAGGAGGCCCTGCAGGAGGTCCTCCCTTCGGCACATGGACACCCCGGCCCCGACCTCGTGCTACTCGGCCTCGGAGATGACGGCCACACCGCATCATTGTTCCCCGACACCGCCGCAGTCG is a window encoding:
- the pgl gene encoding 6-phosphogluconolactonase, which produces MQLEVFADAATLADEASSLIAAQIRSGMTTLGLAGGNTPRATYERLRSQDVPWDGVVAWLPDERWVPPGHPDRNATMASTTLFDHVPATLLEVPWVDGPEQAALLYEEALQEVLPSAHGHPGPDLVLLGLGDDGHTASLFPDTAAVDERDRLYVSNWVPAKDAWRLTATLPLLWAAQRIIFLVSGAGKARALKSTLQGAASTPAARMLDGAADVVWMVDREAAQLL